In the genome of Vespa crabro chromosome 1, iyVesCrab1.2, whole genome shotgun sequence, the window GTCTTAAAACGATGCAAAAAGTACTTTGTAATTATCAGTCATTTTACTAAATTCCCATCCTCCCaaatttatacttattaacaAGATTGAAAGATTCTATACATTTAGCAGTTGTTAAAGAaatgtaaacaattttttatgcTGTTAGTAGCCGATTGAGAAGctgaattttatgaaaatatagacatagattaaatatttgttaatagtTTCAATATATTGATTTCTATtacttcgtttcatttttactGTATTCACTTCAAAAAGTATATGGATCGGTCATAAActtaaatatttcctttttttataataaaaattacatttccctcttaaatctataaaatgtagaaaaatacatcatttaatctatataaaatagagaaatgcAATGAATAGAAAAATGCTCATGAAGGCATTTTCCTTCCATGATTTTTGCAGCGCGATTTATAAGTATTTAGCCATAGCTGGCAGTGCCTTATTAAAAACTGCAAAATAAATCCAGTAAGTTTCTCAATTTACAATAATCAGCATAGTCTTACTCATGATGCCTTAGTATAGGATATCAGTCCCCAAAAGCAGTATCTCCTGTACTCTAGCTTGCTATGCAACAGAATaacattcttatcgttataaaagcAACTACAATGTGAGAaacaattaacaaaattataattgaacAAAGTGCTTAAGATTCTTAACAGAATcttacgataatatcagtaaaGATTATATCTCATTTCTATAATTTGTAGTAATACCCGTTGTGAAATTTGAAAccttttcatccttttcatttatattcacACCCTGAAGCTGAAATGGAATTATTCTAAGTAAGAATATTTCCTTGTAAGAAGTTCATCTTACAAATAATCagtttgtataaaaataactcTTGTAGATGTATTAATAACATACTGATATATACACtccttttttatgaaaaatataataatatacaacaaTAGCATACATATTACTTATCATAAAAAAGGAgtattagattattatataatgctTTATAGgaatattagaattatatataatgctcatgataaatgtttttttttctctaaaaaaGATCATGTCATTtaccattaatttttatcttgaaaatgAATACTAACCATCTATTAAtgtacttaaaaatattttgatacatCTGTATTTAGTTTACTTACGCACGAAGTACTACTCAGTATTTCATcagtttcttctatttcttcacTAATGTCTTCACTATGAGTACTCTGAattgtatcttcttttttgaCATGTACTTGCACAGAACTGTCCAATTCTTGTAATTCTTTAGATGGACTCTGTTCATTAAAACTACCTGATGCAGATGACACAAAATCTTCTTCATAATTGTCAACATTATCTACTGCTAAAgtcaaacattaaaaataatcattttatgaatataataaatatatatgcaatatatatgcatttacatatcttttgtatcaatgagaaataatgtattatcttttttatttctccttacCAAATCCAACATccattaattcttttatatcatttatatttgtcttttttccgTTTAATGGTGGTAGATCAAATATAGAACCAGACTTATCTAAAGGTGATGAAGATTCAGCTTTATGTACATTACCAACattgtctcttttttcatcaACAATAATTTCTTCAAAGTAAATAGCTTTTCCAAAGTTACATTCTATattaatctcttttttattttgtacattattcataatatgtagttctttattatttatactattttGTTTTGTAACATCcacattttgatttttttgcaTTTCAGATACTATAGATTCATCAAACGTAATTAAAGGTCCTCCTTTATTGTACATATCAATTTGACCAGATGCAATTGTGGCAGTTTCTTTTATTGTATGATTTATTACTTCGTatgtatcaattttttttgtagGACTTTTATCAGAGTGTATATTGTTCcctttatcattaatatcatctttGTCAGTTATGTTGTCaaaaactattatattttccctgagagaattcttttctttatcatgtGACTCATCTAATAAATCATTATGTaatgtttgtatatttttctttttgtcagtTATTGTCACATTTATTGGAATACTAGTGCTTTGTTCAGAGAAACTTCCTAGTTTCTCAGAAGAATCATTGTCATTTGATAATGATTCAGTATGTAACATCTTTGGTACAGGAACTTCAAAGGTTGCATTTGCAAAATTTGTTGACgtttcatttgttttattatgtttactgTCATTGAATTCCACCTGTAAAAACCATATACAAGGTGATAAAAGAagtacataattattattaaaatacattaaacTAAATACCTTTTGTGTTATGTTACAGatgttgatattattctttaaaatctCTCCAAGTAATGGCTCAGATGAATTTATACCTAATTCTTCACATAATTTGTTTCTACCGAcatagttatattcttttccaaTATATGTCTCTGGATCATATACAGATATAGTATAATCCAAACCAAAATATTCTAGGAACTCCCTAAccaatgaaaatagtaattttCCTTCGGAATTAGCCAGGTACTGTTTTACTGTTTTGTTGAGGAGTGGTTCTggattctaaaaaaaatataaatttttcgatttttaactttgtaatttttttttatacgcttAAATATCTGGGTGCTTAAATGTTCACTATTCTCACAAAAAGctcataaaattttctattggaaaataaaatataattcatatttaatataacattattcttACCTACCATTACAGATTCCTGTTCCTCCAGAGCTAAAAACACGCTAGCCCTTAATTCAGCCTACAAAATCACAAACAAATTCTAAAACATAAGActgacataaaaaatattaaattgtagACATGGTCTGTATAACCTATATAATCATAAAGAAATTCTAAGACATAAGAATgacataaaagatattaaattgtAGGCATGGTCTATATAACCTATATAAAACTACGtttcttattatcctaatCTTACCCGGACTTTTGCGAGAACACCATTATTTTCAAGAGTTTGTACCACTAAATCTCGTAATTCAGTATCTTCCTCCATGGAAATGTTACTGTCTATCAtgattacaaataaaaattgtttctctAAACACTCAAGACACGTAAATGTTTACGCTTTCCATCATGTGTCCTCTTTCGCAACACGTACGGCTGATGGTATTATAACGGAGGGGAAGAAACAACTCCCATCGTTTCCTTGAACagtttgattaataaataaatccttCAGATGGCgcatattttatcattttacttACCTTCTTCAGACTTCGtctataacattttttaataaaaaaaaaaatttgtttttttcaaatgttagATATAGttaatcttaaataattaGGGTTTCATCGTATAGttgctaaataaaaaaaaatatcattatcttatatttctttatcgatAGTTTCTAATTACCAATTCTTTCAATATCATCAATTTAAATGTGGTGcataaattttcgatattaccttacttataaagaaaatatattttagatgGCACTAAAAACTAGGTTGGTAGGTGCTGccatctacatatatacatgtcaaaatatttattttcacccATTCGGAAAACAATAGATGAAATTCTTCAATTTCTTGAATTTACATTTACTGATCATGTTATatagaattgtttttttttctgagtAGAAATATTCAGTTAAAATTATCGCATATATTTTATGTCAatcaattaatgaaaaatgagTGAAAGTGACGATGAACTATCATTATGTCCTACGACAATATCCGCACTTCAAGAAtttctcgaagaaaaagaaaagagaaaaaagcagTTGACTGATGTGTTTCAGTCAAATCTATTATTAGATGTATCATTTGAAGAAGATTGGGTAATCAATCAAAAACTTCAAGACAAGCCATTTTATATgttgaaaatttcttataacttttaggattatcatattttattattatattttagcaATTAAGTCAGTTTTGGTATGATGAAAACACAACAAATACAATTGTTAAAGGTGCTATAAATTCTACACCTATAGATGGAAAAATAGCATTAATTTCTTGTCCAACTTTATATACAGAACTAAAAAAAACTTGCAACAAAAGACaaggtatatttttttattacatgtatattaaattatatattaagaatataaaaataagtaaagatatttatctattctttGCAGTGATTCTTTTAGAATATGACCCTCGTTTCACAGTATTTGGATCAGACTTTATACcatatgattataaatttcCTTTAAATGTAcctagaaatttatataatatttttgatttagtCATAGCAGATCCTCCTTTTTTATCTGATGAATGTCTAACAAAAATTGCTgtgacgataaaattattgtcgaagaaaaaaatggtacTTTGTACaggtattaaattatattataattattttatatttaagaagaaaactatatacaatctatttttattttatctatgtaGGTGCAGTTATGATAAATTTAGTTGAAAGATTACTAGATGccaaaaaatgtaatttcataccaaagcataaaaataatttagctAATGAATTTTACTGTTATTCAAACTTTGACTTTGATGAAAtgctgaaataaaataaaatgttttacgtaaagttttataattaatttgcattttagttttcctatttcttcaaaatactttaatattttattctttgttatcaaagaaattttattttcgatatatttaaccttattttattaatattatagattctATATGACATTTCtaagttaaaatttatttttcttcataaatagcagaatttaataaaactaGAAATTATATTGATCTATATAAACCCATGGAATATCATTGTCAGTTAACTTGTCATTTAAGATttatgttcatatatatatatatataaaatcatagatTACGAGACATAgttttacataaaatttaaCTAATTaacttgttttatattttcctaataatattaagaaaattactctatttattaatattataaaatatgtatgtacatatatagaaattgCACAAAGTTGGATATAAAAGATCGTAGACAAAATCGGTTGTTTCATTAGATGTTATTCCTTTCCATGCTTGATATGGATGGCATATgtgatttcaaataatttttcattttaacattgttttcaAATAGATTTGAAATGAtccaacaatattaatattctacttattacaattattattaatcaaaagGGGGAAAGAACAATTTTAAGAAACTGATATTGCctaaaaaatgtatgtataacgaTCTATCAAACATTtctattacaaaaatttttagataattatgtgtgtgtgttaatatgtaatatatatttatattactagaTGTTATTGTATAAGAGTTTGATAAgcgaatgatttttaattcttttattattttattagattacATGTATCTTTTGAAGTGAATAGTCATcataaaatggaaaaacagGCTCATATCTATGTTGTTgctaaaaatttataatcaaaataatcagTATGCTTCTGCATCATACTGTTTTCAAAGTTTAtgctatttaaaattaaatattatatttataagatataaaagtgatacattatatttttaagtcattaatatatttttttcattattattatatatatttaagtatatgTTCTAATGCAAATAACTGGATCTTGTGATAAATCTCTAAAAGAATGTATTGGTCATTATGAATACATCGATTTAGAATTGCcttttagagagaaaaagaattagttTTTCATATTGACTATTTTAGGGctattattaacattcttcAAAGTTTTTGTAAGGGATATAAATGCatgatttttttgttataataatgtaatttaacaatatttatatgagaattataatatataattttaattcatagAAATGCTgtttaaaacaatatttaagtTCATAAACTGATCTTAAAACTTTAAGAAAATAGATTTTAGAAAAAACTTTGAGGATCAAAAATTATGAGGAATTCAATAGAACTATAAAAAACTGGattacttaaaataattaataaaaaatataagtaaaaaaatgcTGATACTATTGTTCAAGAAAAATTGGCAGAATACGATAATGtacttgaaaataataaataattagaagGGATACTTCAAAATGGAATTGCTAATGTATTAAATCCTTTAGAGACAGAATTTTACAACATTCCAATGAAacttaaaagaatataaaaacttcattaatttaatttcagaTTCAAGGTATTTTGGAAAGTATATTagcaaattatattattctcttattaatgaattatgaATGCGCTTTACTAAAagatttgatattaataaggataatcacACCactaatttgtattattattagtagttatatataattagaacatatttttagaaattatttctcttattgatTAAATGCAGTATATAAAGGAGAATTAAAAAAGCGAGACTTAATATGTTtcgtaataagaaattatataaaaaataactgattaaaattttgtaaattgtatattttcaaaaaaattcttaagtATTCATTGAAACTTATGGgcaaataattatagtatattgcaaaattatttttattattcatataaaactcctatctattatataaaattttagatagtctttcttatatttaatacttaatatttatacgttaatggcaatgatgatgaaaatatgttaatagaatgataatgataataagattgTCAATGATAATGAGTTCATTTAGCAACAATTTGTTTCCATGTTGCTATGAACAGTAACAGGTGCTAAAATATAATGTGTAGATCCTAAATTTGTTGTAGGT includes:
- the LOC124432675 gene encoding centrosomal protein 43-like isoform X2; its protein translation is MIDSNISMEEDTELRDLVVQTLENNGVLAKVRAELRASVFLALEEQESVMNPEPLLNKTVKQYLANSEGKLLFSLVREFLEYFGLDYTISVYDPETYIGKEYNYVGRNKLCEELGINSSEPLLGEILKNNINICNITQKVEFNDSKHNKTNETSTNFANATFEVPVPKMLHTESLSNDNDSSEKLGSFSEQSTSIPINVTITDKKKNIQTLHNDLLDESHDKEKNSLRENIIVFDNITDKDDINDKGNNIHSDKSPTKKIDTYEVINHTIKETATIASGQIDMYNKGGPLITFDESIVSEMQKNQNVDVTKQNSINNKELHIMNNVQNKKEINIECNFGKAIYFEEIIVDEKRDNVGNVHKAESSSPLDKSGSIFDLPPLNGKKTNINDIKELMDVGFVDNVDNYEEDFVSSASGSFNEQSPSKELQELDSSVQVHVKKEDTIQSTHSEDISEEIEETDEILSSTSCLQGVNINEKDEKVSNFTTGITTNYRNEI
- the LOC124432675 gene encoding centrosomal protein 43-like isoform X3; protein product: MIDSNISMEEDTELRDLVVQTLENNGVLAKVRAELRASVFLALEEQESVMNPEPLLNKTVKQYLANSEGKLLFSLVREFLEYFGLDYTISVYDPETYIGKEYNYVGRNKLCEELGINSSEPLLGEILKNNINICNITQKVEFNDSKHNKTNETSTNFANATFEVPVPKMLHTESLSNDNDSSEKLGSFSEQSTSIPINVTITDKKKNIQTLHNDLLDESHDKEKNSLRENIIVFDNITDKDDINDKGNNIHSDKSPTKKIDTYEVINHTIKETATIASGQIDMYNKGGPLITFDESIVSEMQKNQNVDVTKQNSINNKELHIMNNVQNKKEINIECNFGKAIYFEEIIVDEKRDNVGNVHKAESSSPLDKSGSIFDLPPLNGKKTNINDIKELMDVGFAVDNVDNYEEDFVSSASGSFNEQSPSKELQELDSSVQVHVKKEDTIQSTHSEDISEEIEETDEILSSTSCQARVQEILLLGTDILY
- the LOC124432678 gene encoding EEF1A lysine methyltransferase 1 — encoded protein: MSESDDELSLCPTTISALQEFLEEKEKRKKQLTDVFQSNLLLDVSFEEDWQLSQFWYDENTTNTIVKGAINSTPIDGKIALISCPTLYTELKKTCNKRQVILLEYDPRFTVFGSDFIPYDYKFPLNVPRNLYNIFDLVIADPPFLSDECLTKIAVTIKLLSKKKMVLCTGAVMINLVERLLDAKKCNFIPKHKNNLANEFYCYSNFDFDEMLK
- the LOC124432675 gene encoding centrosomal protein 43-like isoform X4; translation: MIDSNISMEEDTELRDLVVQTLENNGVLAKVRAELRASVFLALEEQESVMNPEPLLNKTVKQYLANSEGKLLFSLVREFLEYFGLDYTISVYDPETYIGKEYNYVGRNKLCEELGINSSEPLLGEILKNNINICNITQKVEFNDSKHNKTNETSTNFANATFEVPVPKMLHTESLSNDNDSSEKLGSFSEQSTSIPINVTITDKKKNIQTLHNDLLDESHDKEKNSLRENIIVFDNITDKDDINDKGNNIHSDKSPTKKIDTYEVINHTIKETATIASGQIDMYNKGGPLITFDESIVSEMQKNQNVDVTKQNSINNKELHIMNNVQNKKEINIECNFGKAIYFEEIIVDEKRDNVGNVHKAESSSPLDKSGSIFDLPPLNGKKTNINDIKELMDVGFAVDNVDNYEEDFVSSASGSFNEQSPSKELQELDSSVQVHVKKEDTIQSTHSEDISEEIEETDEILSSTSCMIIL
- the LOC124432675 gene encoding uncharacterized protein LOC124432675 isoform X5 codes for the protein MNPEPLLNKTVKQYLANSEGKLLFSLVREFLEYFGLDYTISVYDPETYIGKEYNYVGRNKLCEELGINSSEPLLGEILKNNINICNITQKVEFNDSKHNKTNETSTNFANATFEVPVPKMLHTESLSNDNDSSEKLGSFSEQSTSIPINVTITDKKKNIQTLHNDLLDESHDKEKNSLRENIIVFDNITDKDDINDKGNNIHSDKSPTKKIDTYEVINHTIKETATIASGQIDMYNKGGPLITFDESIVSEMQKNQNVDVTKQNSINNKELHIMNNVQNKKEINIECNFGKAIYFEEIIVDEKRDNVGNVHKAESSSPLDKSGSIFDLPPLNGKKTNINDIKELMDVGFAVDNVDNYEEDFVSSASGSFNEQSPSKELQELDSSVQVHVKKEDTIQSTHSEDISEEIEETDEILSSTSCLQGVNINEKDEKVSNFTTGITTNYRNEI
- the LOC124432675 gene encoding centrosomal protein 43-like isoform X1; amino-acid sequence: MIDSNISMEEDTELRDLVVQTLENNGVLAKVRAELRASVFLALEEQESVMNPEPLLNKTVKQYLANSEGKLLFSLVREFLEYFGLDYTISVYDPETYIGKEYNYVGRNKLCEELGINSSEPLLGEILKNNINICNITQKVEFNDSKHNKTNETSTNFANATFEVPVPKMLHTESLSNDNDSSEKLGSFSEQSTSIPINVTITDKKKNIQTLHNDLLDESHDKEKNSLRENIIVFDNITDKDDINDKGNNIHSDKSPTKKIDTYEVINHTIKETATIASGQIDMYNKGGPLITFDESIVSEMQKNQNVDVTKQNSINNKELHIMNNVQNKKEINIECNFGKAIYFEEIIVDEKRDNVGNVHKAESSSPLDKSGSIFDLPPLNGKKTNINDIKELMDVGFAVDNVDNYEEDFVSSASGSFNEQSPSKELQELDSSVQVHVKKEDTIQSTHSEDISEEIEETDEILSSTSCLQGVNINEKDEKVSNFTTGITTNYRNEI